One Propionispora vibrioides genomic region harbors:
- the glpT gene encoding glycerol-3-phosphate transporter has translation MFDFMKPAPHIPRLPAEEIDKKYPKSRLQVFCSVYFGYAAYYLTRSNFPLAAPHLIKHFGFSTADVGNVRAALGLAYGLSKFVMATWSDRSNPRYFMSIGLLLSAIVNFFFPVAGSVAAMWVLMFINGWFQGMGWPPAGRTMTHWFSVSERGTKMGIWNTAHNIGGGLIAPICIWALGTYGWQGMFYVPGVICALLSLYVFLTLKDTPQSEGLPSIEEYKNDYPVVATNVNPEKELTVKEILFNYVLNNKYVWLIAFANAFVYCVRYGVLDWSPTYLMQVKQLSVKSSGIGYFLFEYAGIPGTLLCGWLSDKVFKGRRSPVTFIFMALTLVSVFLYWKNPVGNPMLDIIALSSIGFLIYGPVMLIGVSALDMVPKKAAGTAAGFTGLFGYLFGTVGASSGIGYAVKSFGWDAGFYILIASCIIAMLFLAMTWNFKATSEKA, from the coding sequence ATGTTTGATTTTATGAAACCGGCACCACATATTCCCCGGTTACCTGCCGAGGAGATTGACAAAAAATATCCTAAATCCCGTCTTCAGGTATTTTGCAGTGTTTACTTCGGTTACGCCGCCTATTACCTGACCAGAAGCAATTTCCCGCTGGCCGCACCGCATCTGATCAAGCATTTTGGCTTTTCTACCGCCGATGTCGGCAATGTTCGCGCAGCCCTAGGTCTGGCTTACGGCCTTAGTAAATTTGTAATGGCTACCTGGTCTGACCGCAGCAATCCCCGCTATTTTATGAGTATCGGTCTCTTACTTTCTGCTATTGTGAATTTCTTTTTCCCTGTTGCCGGCAGCGTTGCCGCCATGTGGGTACTCATGTTTATTAATGGTTGGTTCCAGGGAATGGGCTGGCCGCCTGCTGGCCGTACAATGACGCACTGGTTTTCCGTCAGCGAACGCGGCACTAAAATGGGCATCTGGAACACGGCCCACAATATCGGCGGCGGACTCATTGCCCCGATTTGTATTTGGGCGTTAGGTACTTACGGCTGGCAGGGCATGTTCTATGTTCCTGGTGTAATCTGCGCATTGCTTAGCTTATATGTATTTCTGACACTAAAAGATACCCCTCAATCCGAAGGGTTGCCTTCTATTGAAGAATACAAAAATGATTACCCTGTCGTCGCAACCAACGTAAATCCGGAGAAAGAATTGACGGTAAAAGAGATTCTTTTCAACTATGTATTAAATAACAAGTACGTATGGCTGATTGCCTTTGCCAATGCCTTTGTTTACTGCGTACGGTATGGTGTGCTAGACTGGTCGCCTACCTACTTGATGCAAGTAAAGCAATTGTCCGTTAAAAGCTCCGGCATTGGGTATTTCCTCTTTGAATACGCCGGTATTCCCGGTACTCTACTTTGCGGCTGGTTAAGCGACAAAGTATTTAAAGGACGCCGCTCACCGGTTACCTTCATCTTCATGGCGCTTACCTTAGTTTCCGTTTTTCTTTATTGGAAAAACCCTGTAGGCAACCCGATGCTTGACATCATTGCTTTATCCTCAATTGGCTTCTTAATCTATGGGCCGGTTATGTTGATTGGTGTCAGTGCCTTGGATATGGTTCCGAAAAAAGCAGCCGGAACAGCAGCAGGTTTTACCGGACTATTCGGCTATCTTTTTGGTACAGTAGGCGCCAGTTCTGGCATCGGTTATGCGGTTAAAAGCTTTGGCTGGGATGCCGGTTTCTATATTCTAATCGCCTCCTGCATCATAGCAATGCTATTCCTGGCTATGACCTGGAACTTTAAGGCTACCAGTGAAAAGGCATAA